The Collibacillus ludicampi region TGTCTATTTTTACCTTTCTGATTGGAGAACTGTGGATTTTACGTACATTCGGGAATTCAATCGCTCTATTTTCAGATTTTTTATTTCTTATCAGCGGATTATTTATCATTCATAGCGCCATGGGCGTAAAGATTCAATTCGGTCATGGATTCTTGTTTTTTTTAATTACGATTGCTCTCACAATAGAGGAATTTGTGTATCATAATTACGTTCAACGAAAGGTGTTTGGAAAAAACATCCCATCGATTATAGACCGGATTAATAGTTTATAGCTCATCTAACCCGCATTATGATATAATTTAATGATCAAATGTGAGGAGGTTATATTTTGAAAAGAGGAAGCATTGAATTGGAAAATGGAAACAAGTTGATCATCGAGTTCTATCCTGAACATGCTCCTGGAACGGTTGAAAATTTCGAGAAACTAGCCAACTCCGGATTCTATAACGGATTAACTTTTCACAGAGTCATTCCAGGATTCGTCGTTCAAGGTGGCTGCCCGATAGGTAATGGCACAGGTGGGCCAGGTTACACAATTAAGTGTGAAACAAAAGGCAACCCGGTTATTCATGAACGCGGTGTATTATCTATGGCGCACGCTGGTAAAGATACTGGCGGTTCTCAGTTTTTTATTGTTCTTGATCGTAGGACAACATCTCATCTTGATGGTGTTCATACAACATTCGGCAAAGTTGTTGAAGGGTTAGAATACATTGACCAAATAAAGCAAGGCGACAAAATGAAAGAAGTAAAAGTTTGGGATGAATAAACCAACGACTCCCAACTGCATCTAAACAGGCACCACACCGTCTTCATATCGATCATATCAGGCATGGAGACTCAATGAAAAAATTGCGCGTTGTGAGTGAATAGGGTCGCGGAAATACGCAAAGGACTTGTTTATCATACGTCTTACGTGTATGATCATACAGGGAAACGTATCGCCTCTTACTCGAATCCCCATCTGTTTCGCATCATGGACGAAGATCTGTATCTTGCGACAGGCGAACATATCTGGCGATTCTTCGGACATATGATGATCATCGATCCCTGGGGAGAAATCCTGTTGGAAGCGAGAGAAGAGGAAGGCATGTAGGCATCTTTCAAAAAACGATCGATTTGGATATGGTCACGTCTGTTCGCGAAAGGATTCCGGTCTTTGAAGACCGGCGGCC contains the following coding sequences:
- a CDS encoding DUF2512 family protein; this encodes MRKYLVALLIKILRFTFNLGFFIGMVFHEPPSLVFILIIGLSIFTFLIGELWILRTFGNSIALFSDFLFLISGLFIIHSAMGVKIQFGHGFLFFLITIALTIEEFVYHNYVQRKVFGKNIPSIIDRINSL
- a CDS encoding peptidylprolyl isomerase, with amino-acid sequence MKRGSIELENGNKLIIEFYPEHAPGTVENFEKLANSGFYNGLTFHRVIPGFVVQGGCPIGNGTGGPGYTIKCETKGNPVIHERGVLSMAHAGKDTGGSQFFIVLDRRTTSHLDGVHTTFGKVVEGLEYIDQIKQGDKMKEVKVWDE